The Brachyspira hyodysenteriae ATCC 27164 genome includes a window with the following:
- the thpR gene encoding RNA 2',3'-cyclic phosphodiesterase, with protein sequence MRAFLALNLNQEIKNKYSNILRINENIAELKKVSKDKMHITLVFFDNIKEEQIELIKKEVINSSPTPFNINFENISYFTNKFKDINVIFVKAVSEELKNYVKTLRSNLDNINSLKYDKKDFKSHITLARVKKVYDNEKLKENIEEIEFRASSFIADSITLYSSDFYNYTEIFTINF encoded by the coding sequence ATGAGAGCATTTTTAGCATTAAACTTAAATCAAGAAATAAAAAATAAATATTCTAATATACTTAGAATAAATGAAAATATAGCAGAATTAAAAAAAGTATCAAAAGATAAAATGCATATAACATTAGTATTCTTTGATAATATAAAAGAAGAGCAAATAGAATTAATAAAAAAAGAAGTGATTAACTCCTCACCTACTCCATTTAATATAAACTTTGAAAATATTTCTTACTTCACAAATAAATTCAAAGACATAAATGTAATATTCGTAAAAGCAGTAAGCGAGGAATTAAAAAATTATGTCAAAACTTTAAGAAGCAATTTAGATAATATAAACAGTCTTAAATATGACAAAAAAGATTTTAAATCTCATATCACATTAGCAAGAGTTAAAAAAGTTTATGATAATGAAAAATTAAAAGAAAATATTGAGGAAATAGAATTTAGAGCATCATCTTTTATAGCTGATTCTATCACTTTATATTCAAGCGATTTTTATAATTATACAGAAATTTTCACTATCAATTTTTAA